Genomic DNA from Aminobacterium mobile DSM 12262:
TGAGAAGGTGACAGACATTAAAGAAATCATGTCTTTCGGAGTTATTGGGACACCAGGCCTTGTTGTAGATGGAAATGTTTTACTCGCGGGACGAGTTCCCACAGAAGCAACGCTCAAGGAACTCTTGCAAAAGGCAGTAAAATAACGTAAAAAACTCCCCGATGGCTAGCATCGGGGTTTTTAAGGCTCTTTTATGTGAAGATTTCGCCACTTAAAATACAGGGAGGACGTTTATAATGAGCGACCGGAAAAAGTTTCTATGGATTATTCTAGCTTTCTTGTTCTTTTATTTCTTACCTGGGGATCACCCTCGAGTAAAAGGAGCCGCTATTGAGTCTATAGCCATGCTCCACGAGTATGCAAGACAACATGTACTTCTTTGCCTCGTTCCTGCTTTTTTTATAGCTGGTGCTATTTCTGTTTTTATAAGCCAGCAAGCCATAATGAAATATTTAGGAGGCAAGGCTAAAAAAGTGGTGGCCTACACTGTTGCAGCCGTTTCCGGAACCATCCTCGCCGTATGCTCATGCACCGTCCTCCCTCTTTTTGCAGGGATCTACAGTCGCGGAGCTGGAATTGGACCAGCTTCCGCTTTTCTTTACTCTGGCCCGGCCATTAATGTGCTTGCTATTATTCTCACCGCCAGGGTTCTTGGCATAGAAATGGGTGTTGCCCGTGCTATAGGGGCTATTTCCTTTAGTGTCATTATTGGCCTTCTCATGGCCTTTTTCTTCCGTAAAGATGAAGCCATTCGACAGCAGGGATTTGCTGAGCTTCCTGTGGGAGAACCAGCACGATCTCTATGGCAAACGACTTGGACTATGGCAAGTATGGTTATTTTTCTTGTCTTTGCCAACTGGGCAGCTCCCAAAATAGATTCTGGCATCTGGGCAGGAGTATATAGCACGAAATGGGTCATTGCAACCTTGGGGCTTCTGTCCACTCTCTTTGCTGCAAAAAAATGGTTTTCTCAAGATGAACTGACCGAGTGGCTAAATGCTACATGGGGATATGGCTTACAAGTTTTCCCCCTTCTCTTTTTGGGAGTTCTATTCGCTGGTTTTCTCCTTGGTCGACCGGGCTATGAGGCTCTTATCCCAAGTCGCTATATTGCAGCTCTCGTAGGAGGGAATTCTATAGCCGCTAACTTTTTTGCATCTGTAGCAGGAGCCTTTATGTATTTTGCTACACTAACGGAAGTCCCAATTCTTCAAGGCCTTATGGGGGCAGGGATGGGGAAAGGGCCAGCTCTCGCCCTTCTTCTGGCTGGTCCGGCTCTCTCTCTCCCCAATATGCTGGTTATCCAAAACATTATGGGTACTAAAAAAACGGTCGCCTACGTAAGCCTTGTCGTGTGTCTATCTACTTTTGCGGGGATTATATATGGAGCTTTTTTCTAGCGTTTTTGATGAATGGGAAGAGGTGTAAAAAACATGCTGCTCTACAGGCTCCAAGATCTTCATTGTCAAGGATGCGCCTCTCTGATTGAAGCAGAGATCATGACTATTTCTGGAGTTATCGGCGTGAAATTTGACTTTGATACAAAAATATTAAGAATTGAAAATGATGGAAGTAATCTTGATCAAAAAGTCGAGGACATCGTGAGCCGTATAGAACCGAGCGTTACAGTAACATCCATTGACGAAAAAAATATCCCTTCCCCCAGTGTTGCTACTTCTGGTTGGTTCCTTCTTCTGGAACGCTTTGAAAAAGAAGGGAAAAGGCTTGGAGCAGCAGCCTTCATTTTTACCATAAGCCTCATCTTCAGGAAACGACTGGCAGCCACACCCTACGGCATTGGAGAATACGCTTTTTTTCTCACTGCCTATTTTTTGAGCGGCAGCGAGGTACTTTTGAACACTCTGAGGAATTTAAAAAACCGGAGAGGTCTTGATGAATTCTCCCTCATGTCAATAGCAACCATTGCCGCCATATCTATAGGAGAGCTGCCAGAAGCTGTAGCCGTTATGCTCTTCTATAGCACAGGAGAGCTACTCCAAGAGATATCGGCTTCAAAATCTCGCAACTCCATACGATCTCTCCTCGCAGCTCGACCACAATATGCCCAGGTTCTTCGCAAAGGAGCAGAGATAAAAGTAAAACCTGAGAACGTTCATATAAATGAATTGATCTTTGTGCGACCTGGCGAAAAAATACCTCTGGATGGAATTATTGAGTCAGGAATATCCCAAATAGATCAGTCGCCTCTCACTGGCGAACCAGTACCTATACGAGCAGAGCCCGGCAAAAAAGTATACGGCGGGAGCATTAATTTGCGAGGGGCCCTCACTATTCGTGTGTCCTCCCTCTTCGAAGAGACAACTATTGCTCGTGTCCTCGAAATGGTGGAATTTGCCGTAGCCAGGAAATCGCCCACAGAACGTTTTATTACAACTTTCGCCAAATATTACACTCCGGCAGTAGTTCTTGGTGCTTTAGCGGTGGCCGCAATTCCCCC
This window encodes:
- a CDS encoding thioredoxin family protein codes for the protein MKIQILGTGCPKCKKLAEMAEKVATELGVDFEIEKVTDIKEIMSFGVIGTPGLVVDGNVLLAGRVPTEATLKELLQKAVK
- a CDS encoding permease, with translation MSDRKKFLWIILAFLFFYFLPGDHPRVKGAAIESIAMLHEYARQHVLLCLVPAFFIAGAISVFISQQAIMKYLGGKAKKVVAYTVAAVSGTILAVCSCTVLPLFAGIYSRGAGIGPASAFLYSGPAINVLAIILTARVLGIEMGVARAIGAISFSVIIGLLMAFFFRKDEAIRQQGFAELPVGEPARSLWQTTWTMASMVIFLVFANWAAPKIDSGIWAGVYSTKWVIATLGLLSTLFAAKKWFSQDELTEWLNATWGYGLQVFPLLFLGVLFAGFLLGRPGYEALIPSRYIAALVGGNSIAANFFASVAGAFMYFATLTEVPILQGLMGAGMGKGPALALLLAGPALSLPNMLVIQNIMGTKKTVAYVSLVVCLSTFAGIIYGAFF